The Hyalangium gracile sequence CATCAGCAGGTTGTTGGCCGCCGCGCCGCCGTCCACCTTGAAGGCCGGGATGTCCCGCCCGCTGTCGTGACGCATCGCGTCCGCCAGGTCGCGGATCTGCAGGGCGATGCCCTCCAGCACCGCGCGCGCCAGGTGCGCCACCGTGGTGGAGCGGTCCATGCCCGCGAACAGGCCGCGTGCCTCGGGCCGCCAGTGCGGCGCGCCCAGGCCCGCCAGCGCCGGCACGAAGACGACGTCCCCCGAGTCCTTCACGCTCTGGGCGAGCGCCTCGATGTCCGGCGCCTTCTTGATGACCTTGAGCCCGTCGCGCAGCCACTGCACGGCGGCGCCGGCGATGAAGGAGCTGCCCTCCAGCGCATAGCAAGTCCTATCGCCCAGCCGCCACGCCACCGTCGTCAGCAGCCCCGCGGTGGAGCGCACCGGCGTCTCGCCCGTGTTCATCAGCAGGAAGGCGCCCGTGCCGTAGGTGCACTTGGACTCGCCGGGCTCGAAGCACGCCTGCCCGAAGAGGGCCGCCTGCTGGTCTCCCGCCATGCCCGACACGGGGATGCCGTCCGGCAGGCTCTTCATGCCCTTCGTGGTGCCGTACACCTCCGCCGAGCCCCGAATCTGGGGCAGGCAGGCGGCCGGCACGCCCAGCAGCGAGCGCAGCTCGTCATCCCAGGCCAGCGAGCGCAGGTCCATCAGCAGCGTGCGGCTGGCGTTGGACACGTCCGTCACGTGGGCCTCGCCGCCGGTGAGCTTGTAGACGAGCCAGGTGTCGATGGTGCCGAAGCACACATCCCCCTTCTCCGCCCGGGCGCGCGCGCCCTTGAGGTGCTCGAACATCCACGTCAGCTTGGTGCCGGAGAAGTACGGGTCCAGCACCAGGCCCGTCACCTCGCGCACCCGGGGCTCCACGCCCTTGGCCTTGAGCTGCTGGCAGATGTCCGCGGTGCGCCGGTCCTGCCAGACGATGGCTCGCCCCAGCGGCCGGCCCGTGCCGCGCACCCACAGGC is a genomic window containing:
- the glpK gene encoding glycerol kinase GlpK → MAKAKHVLAIDQGTTGTHVTILDARLQVAGRAYREFTQHFPKPSWVEHDLDEIWASSEFCIARALKDAGLEGQDIAAVGITNQRETTGLWVRGTGRPLGRAIVWQDRRTADICQQLKAKGVEPRVREVTGLVLDPYFSGTKLTWMFEHLKGARARAEKGDVCFGTIDTWLVYKLTGGEAHVTDVSNASRTLLMDLRSLAWDDELRSLLGVPAACLPQIRGSAEVYGTTKGMKSLPDGIPVSGMAGDQQAALFGQACFEPGESKCTYGTGAFLLMNTGETPVRSTAGLLTTVAWRLGDRTCYALEGSSFIAGAAVQWLRDGLKVIKKAPDIEALAQSVKDSGDVVFVPALAGLGAPHWRPEARGLFAGMDRSTTVAHLARAVLEGIALQIRDLADAMRHDSGRDIPAFKVDGGAAANNLLMQYQADVLDTPVVRPRNLETTSLGAAFLGGLGAGVWSSPDAIRRAWKAERTFKPRMKPEVRERHLAKWRRAVERA